In a single window of the Roseiconus lacunae genome:
- a CDS encoding recombinase family protein produces MKKTETKKTIRCAIYTRKSTEEGLDQEFNSLDAQRASAENFIASQASEGWVALSTQYDDGGFTGGNMDRPALKQLMADIDRGKIDCVVVYKVDRLSRSLLDFSRMMDEFEQKKVSFVSVTQQFNTTCSMGRLTLNILLSFAQFEREIISERTRDKIAAARRRGKWSGGMPVLGYTVPEGTTKLVVDPLEAERVRAIFDLYLERKSLLGVVAELDRRCWVAKQWTTRKGTQRGGRPFCKTSLHRLLTNVTYLGKLRYKDEIHEGEHDAIVDEDVWKKVQALMNRNGRSGGGEVKNKFGALLRGLLRCKPCDCTMIPSHSTKPNGKRYRYYVCAMAQKRGWANCPTKSVPAGEIKRFVVDHIRCIGRDSDLARKVMEQGEVESRTQIAALANEEHLLLKNLSLWQTQLGEVLRKLPAMGEDSVMLGILADLQDRIREGEKRLTAIRIESDQLARSKVDPDSATETLAHFDDLWESLVPREQAELIQMLIQSIEYDGEAGKISIAFHPSGIGVIEQRLLAGATE; encoded by the coding sequence ATGAAAAAGACCGAAACCAAGAAAACGATCCGCTGCGCGATCTACACGCGGAAGTCGACTGAAGAAGGACTCGACCAGGAGTTCAACTCGCTCGATGCCCAACGTGCGTCGGCCGAGAATTTCATTGCTAGTCAAGCAAGTGAAGGTTGGGTCGCACTGTCGACCCAATACGACGACGGTGGTTTCACCGGCGGGAACATGGACCGGCCGGCGCTCAAACAGTTGATGGCAGACATCGACAGGGGCAAGATCGACTGTGTGGTTGTCTACAAAGTTGACCGTCTCAGTCGATCGTTGCTCGACTTCTCTCGCATGATGGACGAATTCGAACAAAAGAAGGTGTCGTTCGTTTCGGTCACCCAACAGTTCAACACGACCTGCAGCATGGGGCGACTGACGCTCAACATCCTTCTTTCATTCGCCCAGTTCGAACGCGAAATCATCTCGGAGCGAACACGAGACAAGATCGCCGCGGCACGTCGCCGAGGCAAATGGTCGGGCGGGATGCCTGTGCTTGGTTACACGGTTCCGGAAGGCACGACCAAACTGGTTGTTGATCCATTGGAGGCCGAGCGTGTGCGAGCCATCTTCGATCTGTACCTTGAACGCAAGTCATTGCTGGGAGTCGTCGCTGAATTGGATCGCCGTTGCTGGGTTGCAAAACAATGGACAACTCGCAAGGGCACCCAGCGTGGAGGCCGGCCGTTCTGCAAGACGAGCCTGCATCGCCTTCTGACGAACGTGACCTACCTCGGGAAGTTGAGGTACAAGGACGAAATCCACGAGGGCGAACACGATGCGATCGTCGACGAGGATGTCTGGAAAAAGGTGCAAGCCTTGATGAACCGCAACGGACGATCCGGCGGTGGCGAGGTGAAAAACAAGTTCGGTGCATTGCTGCGGGGACTGCTTCGCTGCAAACCCTGCGATTGCACCATGATTCCATCGCATTCGACCAAACCAAACGGCAAACGATATCGCTACTACGTTTGCGCCATGGCCCAAAAACGAGGCTGGGCGAATTGCCCAACCAAGTCGGTGCCGGCCGGCGAGATCAAACGCTTTGTAGTCGACCACATTCGTTGCATCGGCCGCGATTCGGACCTTGCTCGAAAGGTAATGGAACAAGGCGAAGTCGAATCACGAACGCAGATTGCTGCATTGGCCAATGAAGAACATCTGCTACTGAAGAATCTCAGCCTCTGGCAAACGCAACTCGGTGAAGTTCTCCGCAAGCTGCCAGCGATGGGCGAGGATTCGGTGATGCTGGGGATTTTGGCTGATCTACAGGACCGAATCCGCGAAGGCGAAAAGCGACTCACTGCGATTCGGATTGAATCGGATCAACTTGCCCGATCCAAGGTCGATCCAGATTCGGCAACCGAGACATTAGCGCACTTCGATGATCTCTGGGAATCGCTTGTCCCCAGAGAACAAGCCGAATTGATTCAGATGCTGATCCAATCGATCGAGTACGACGGCGAGGCCGGTAAGATCTCGATCGCGTTTCATCCTTCAGGAATTGGTGTGATCGAACAACGCTTGCTCGCGGGGGCTACCGAATGA
- a CDS encoding helix-turn-helix domain-containing protein → MTPQKFGAQIRIRRLENHLELPQLAEQLWISPQHLASLEHGEFEEGDDDLIEKLDIILDSPPWDRLAFDGFRQLFPERSTPADLAFVTAFRTPVENSPVFFSLRDQTCPPLSQC, encoded by the coding sequence ATGACCCCGCAAAAGTTTGGTGCCCAAATCCGCATTCGTCGACTTGAAAATCACCTCGAGCTGCCCCAGCTCGCCGAGCAACTTTGGATTTCGCCCCAGCACCTGGCCTCGTTGGAGCATGGTGAGTTCGAAGAAGGCGATGACGACCTAATTGAGAAACTGGACATCATTCTCGATTCACCGCCGTGGGACCGCCTGGCTTTCGATGGCTTCCGACAACTTTTCCCCGAACGATCAACGCCTGCGGATCTGGCGTTCGTCACTGCATTCCGAACGCCAGTCGAGAATTCACCGGTTTTCTTTTCGCTGCGTGACCAAACGTGTCCACCCCTGTCGCAATGCTAG
- a CDS encoding amidoligase family protein: protein MHANDIAFGIEIETHMPGHDRTPIGGYHNGLPVSWLPEGWKAERDGSIRTPAGRKPCEFVSPVLRGREGLENVETAVDTIKERGARVNESCGLHITISWNGGLGPTDFLDRQP, encoded by the coding sequence ATGCACGCCAACGACATCGCCTTCGGTATCGAAATCGAAACTCACATGCCCGGACACGATCGCACGCCGATTGGCGGCTACCACAACGGCCTTCCGGTTTCCTGGTTGCCCGAGGGTTGGAAAGCCGAACGCGACGGCAGCATCCGCACGCCGGCCGGCCGCAAACCTTGCGAGTTTGTTTCACCGGTCCTCCGCGGACGCGAGGGATTGGAAAACGTCGAAACCGCGGTCGACACGATCAAAGAACGCGGGGCGCGGGTGAACGAATCTTGCGGGCTACACATCACCATTTCATGGAACGGCGGCCTTGGCCCGACTGATTTCCTTGATCGCCAACCATGA
- a CDS encoding terminase gpA endonuclease subunit: protein MNDPRKLKPSECCRLLNSTPLGTVINERQLHRHRVEAGNRIGDGRHVDLLAYADWLHEKRHAPKPVSDVDPYAKLKESARARNAAIALAGRDIGELPAVENPERKAKAAGSFRAFCEAYFRLTFHLEWSPDHLKVISKIEEAVIRGGLFSLAMARGSGKSSLAEVACIWAVLNGFRDFVCLIGSDEGHACDMLDSIKTELDSNDLLAADYPEVCFPIQALDGIANRANGQLFEGKRTQIGWTAKEIVLPTLASSKASGAIIKVAGLTGRIRGMKFKRPDGKTVRPSLVVLDDPQTDESARSLSQCANREAILAGAVLGLAGPGNKISGIMPCTVIRPGDMADNILNRDLHPEWNGERTRMVNAFPTNETLWQRYAEIRAEGLRSGDGGAAGTEFYRQNRETMDAGADVSWKERFNHDELSAIQHAMNLKLQDEAAFFAEYQNEPLPKETVGADQLTADQVAAKINNLPRRRIPIAGNHLTAFIDVQGKLLFYVVAAWEDDFTGYVVDYGTYPDQQRTYFTLRDARHTLATAAEGTGLEGSIYAGLESLTIELLGREWQRDDGAAMKIGRCLIDANWGHSTNVVYQFCRQSHHASILLPSHGRFVGASSNPFSEYKRRPGDRVGLNWRVPTIHGKRAIRHVIYDTNWWKSFTHARLAVAMGDRGCLSIFGDRPDQHRMFAEQVTAEYYVRTEGRGRTVDEWKARPEQPDNHWLDCLVGSAVAASMQGALLFGTDLATASRRARVSFRQLQRKKRS from the coding sequence GTGAATGACCCACGCAAACTGAAACCGAGCGAGTGCTGCCGGCTACTCAACTCAACGCCGCTCGGTACCGTCATCAATGAACGGCAATTGCATCGGCACCGAGTCGAAGCGGGCAATCGCATCGGAGACGGCCGGCACGTTGATCTATTGGCTTACGCTGATTGGTTGCATGAGAAACGGCATGCACCGAAACCGGTTTCCGATGTAGATCCGTACGCCAAGCTCAAAGAGAGTGCCCGCGCACGAAATGCCGCCATCGCACTGGCCGGTCGCGATATCGGAGAATTACCGGCGGTCGAGAATCCCGAACGCAAGGCGAAGGCTGCCGGTTCATTCCGAGCGTTCTGCGAGGCGTACTTCCGCTTGACGTTTCATCTCGAATGGTCGCCGGACCACTTGAAGGTGATCAGCAAGATCGAAGAAGCGGTCATCCGCGGCGGTCTTTTCTCTCTCGCGATGGCGCGTGGATCCGGCAAGAGTTCACTCGCCGAAGTCGCCTGCATCTGGGCGGTGCTGAACGGGTTTCGCGACTTCGTTTGTCTGATCGGAAGCGACGAAGGTCATGCCTGTGACATGCTCGACTCGATCAAGACCGAACTCGATAGCAACGACCTACTCGCCGCCGACTATCCAGAAGTTTGCTTTCCGATCCAAGCCCTTGACGGCATCGCCAACCGAGCGAACGGCCAGCTTTTCGAAGGCAAGCGAACTCAGATTGGTTGGACGGCCAAAGAAATCGTCTTGCCAACCCTTGCCAGCAGTAAAGCCAGCGGCGCGATTATCAAGGTCGCCGGCCTCACCGGTCGCATCCGCGGCATGAAGTTCAAACGGCCGGACGGCAAGACCGTTCGGCCTTCGTTAGTCGTCCTGGATGATCCGCAGACCGACGAATCCGCTCGCTCGCTGTCGCAATGCGCCAACCGCGAAGCGATCCTGGCCGGCGCGGTTCTCGGCCTCGCCGGCCCAGGCAATAAGATCTCGGGCATCATGCCATGCACGGTCATCCGTCCTGGCGACATGGCCGACAACATTCTCAACCGCGACCTGCATCCGGAATGGAACGGCGAGCGGACTCGCATGGTTAACGCGTTTCCGACCAACGAAACGCTCTGGCAACGTTACGCAGAGATCCGTGCGGAAGGATTGCGGTCCGGCGATGGTGGAGCCGCCGGCACCGAATTCTATCGCCAGAACCGTGAAACCATGGATGCCGGCGCGGACGTTTCATGGAAAGAACGTTTCAACCACGATGAACTGTCGGCGATCCAACACGCGATGAACTTGAAGCTTCAAGACGAAGCCGCGTTCTTCGCCGAATACCAAAACGAACCGCTGCCTAAAGAAACGGTCGGTGCCGATCAACTCACTGCCGACCAAGTCGCCGCCAAGATCAACAATCTTCCGCGACGCCGGATCCCGATTGCCGGAAATCATCTGACCGCATTCATCGACGTCCAAGGCAAACTGCTCTTCTACGTCGTCGCTGCGTGGGAAGATGATTTCACAGGCTACGTTGTCGATTACGGAACCTACCCCGATCAACAGCGAACCTACTTCACGCTCCGCGACGCGCGGCACACGTTGGCCACTGCGGCCGAGGGGACGGGGCTTGAGGGCAGCATTTACGCCGGCCTCGAATCGTTGACAATCGAGCTACTCGGTCGCGAGTGGCAACGTGACGATGGGGCAGCCATGAAGATTGGCCGATGTTTGATCGACGCCAACTGGGGTCACTCAACCAACGTCGTGTATCAGTTCTGCCGGCAAAGTCACCACGCTTCGATCCTGCTCCCATCGCACGGCCGATTCGTCGGCGCCTCATCCAACCCCTTCAGCGAATACAAACGCCGGCCCGGTGATCGCGTTGGGCTCAACTGGCGAGTCCCTACCATCCATGGAAAACGCGCCATCCGCCACGTGATCTACGACACGAATTGGTGGAAGTCATTCACGCACGCGCGACTCGCCGTAGCCATGGGCGACCGAGGCTGCCTTTCCATCTTCGGCGATCGCCCCGACCAACACCGAATGTTTGCCGAGCAAGTCACGGCCGAGTACTACGTCCGCACCGAGGGCCGCGGACGAACCGTCGACGAATGGAAAGCCCGCCCCGAACAACCCGACAACCACTGGCTCGACTGCCTCGTCGGCTCCGCCGTCGCCGCTTCCATGCAGGGTGCATTGCTATTCGGCACCGATCTAGCTACAGCTTCTAGAAGAGCACGAGTTAGCTTCCGACAACTTCAGAGGAAGAAGAGAAGCTAG
- a CDS encoding phage portal protein, producing MLKHLSGIIEQLRGGGLHRSVASGRSPRQPFFSRLRAKYDAANTTLDNIKHWSRADGLSASAANSPDVRRTLRNRSRYEVANNSYARGITLTLANDVVGTGPRLQMLTADDAANRFVETEFIAWCEAVGLAEKLRTMRLARVADGESFGLLTSNERLETPVNLDLRLIEADQVASPTLAPDTRRYLDGIQFDADGNPVAYDVLKNHPGDGFFVLDDEYDTVPAADVVHYFRCDRPGQIRGIPDITPALPLFAQLRRSTLAVLAAAETAAEFAGILYTDAPANGEADAAEPVEPIELEKRMLLTMPGGWKMAQMKSEQPSTTYSEFKKEILNEIARCLNMPFNVAAGNSSGYNYASGRLDHQTYFKSIRVEQSQLARVVLDRILHAWLREAILIEGYLPNSLRTLDSTFEHQWFWDGHEHVDPAKEANAQKIRLASHTTTLAIEFAR from the coding sequence ATGCTGAAACATTTGTCAGGGATCATCGAGCAATTGCGCGGCGGAGGACTCCATCGCTCCGTCGCCTCTGGACGCTCGCCCCGGCAGCCCTTCTTCTCCCGTTTGCGTGCCAAGTATGACGCTGCAAACACGACACTCGACAATATCAAACATTGGTCGCGAGCCGACGGGCTTTCAGCCTCCGCAGCCAACAGTCCCGACGTCCGACGAACACTCCGCAATCGATCGCGGTACGAGGTCGCGAATAACAGTTACGCTCGCGGTATCACGCTGACGCTTGCCAACGATGTCGTTGGGACCGGACCGCGGTTGCAGATGCTCACCGCGGATGATGCGGCGAATCGATTTGTTGAAACGGAGTTCATTGCTTGGTGTGAAGCGGTTGGTTTAGCGGAAAAGCTGCGAACGATGCGATTGGCCCGGGTGGCAGACGGGGAATCGTTTGGGCTGCTTACCAGCAATGAGCGACTAGAGACTCCGGTGAATCTGGATCTGCGTCTGATTGAAGCCGATCAAGTTGCTTCGCCGACACTCGCACCCGACACACGTCGCTACCTGGATGGCATCCAATTCGATGCCGATGGCAATCCGGTCGCGTACGACGTGCTGAAGAACCATCCCGGCGACGGCTTCTTTGTGCTAGATGATGAATACGACACAGTGCCAGCCGCCGACGTCGTCCACTATTTTCGCTGCGACCGTCCTGGACAGATTCGCGGCATCCCGGACATCACGCCGGCGCTGCCGCTATTTGCACAACTGAGGCGATCCACTCTAGCGGTCCTGGCCGCGGCGGAAACGGCAGCTGAATTCGCCGGCATCCTTTACACCGATGCGCCGGCCAATGGTGAAGCCGATGCGGCCGAACCTGTCGAGCCGATCGAACTCGAAAAACGAATGCTGCTGACGATGCCCGGTGGCTGGAAGATGGCTCAAATGAAGAGTGAGCAGCCATCGACCACGTACAGCGAGTTTAAGAAAGAGATCCTCAACGAGATCGCGCGTTGTTTGAACATGCCGTTCAATGTCGCTGCTGGGAATTCGTCGGGCTACAACTACGCCAGTGGGCGGCTCGACCACCAGACCTACTTTAAATCGATTCGGGTCGAGCAATCACAACTCGCCCGCGTGGTACTCGACCGCATCCTGCACGCTTGGCTTCGCGAAGCCATTCTCATCGAGGGCTATCTGCCCAATTCGCTTCGTACGCTCGACTCCACGTTCGAGCACCAATGGTTCTGGGACGGACACGAACATGTCGATCCCGCCAAAGAAGCCAATGCCCAAAAGATCCGTCTCGCCAGTCATACGACAACTCTGGCTATCGAATTTGCGCGGTAG
- a CDS encoding phage major capsid protein — translation MPKTLNPKPLEAESESVPSSLRIVCDDAATITLAAADPPIEGDDKPALRKFSMVAYTGGAMRLGGWPYPVVVDLAGLRVTRKSRPILKDHDRGSIVGHTDDIKISDRSLEVAGVISGVGVTAQEVIATSENGFPWQASLGATADKVVFIPEGKTAKANGRDHSGPLYIARKSTLGEVSFVALGADDNTEARVAAGQSDEDDPETSDEENNDNLEPVNASLEMPTKPKAKPQSQSLSAVEQMRAEAAAESRRIAGIRKLCGDKHPTIEADAIKQGWSVTKTELTVLRSERPKAPDQSQHSPRYNREVLEAAACLSVGIDEKTLLASYGERTLEAANPLRHIGLKELVAECARSEGIDVPRVFGDGTETIRAGFSSMSLPSIMENVMNKTLLAAYQNTPIAAFDLCSVGTVSDFKEVSRYRLLGTGGFEQVAPDGELKHGKLSDQKFTNKADTYGQILTLTRHDIINDDLNAFMDIPRQMGRSGAESIDDLFFTLLLKNSGFFSSANANFLQGPDTKFGPDSLTVAKTTFRKQKAGPGGKPKDQKPINIRPEYLVVPVELETEAELLMGSAQLMIYAQGSPTKIPVDNPHRNKYRVISTPHLSDSYYQGASSTAWYLFANPRVLPAFEIVFLNGRRTPVIERVEMPPNTLGMGFRSYIDFGVNSQDHRAAVKVAGE, via the coding sequence ATGCCGAAGACACTGAACCCCAAACCGCTTGAAGCGGAATCCGAATCCGTCCCCAGTTCGCTGCGTATCGTCTGCGATGACGCCGCGACGATCACGCTTGCCGCCGCTGATCCGCCGATCGAAGGCGACGACAAGCCGGCACTGCGGAAGTTTTCGATGGTGGCTTACACCGGCGGTGCGATGCGACTGGGCGGTTGGCCTTATCCAGTCGTCGTTGACCTGGCTGGTCTGCGTGTGACTCGAAAGTCTCGACCGATTCTCAAAGACCACGACCGCGGATCAATCGTCGGCCACACCGACGATATCAAGATCAGCGATCGATCACTGGAGGTTGCTGGTGTCATTTCCGGAGTCGGCGTGACGGCCCAAGAAGTGATCGCGACCAGCGAAAACGGTTTCCCGTGGCAGGCGTCGCTCGGGGCCACCGCCGACAAAGTGGTCTTCATCCCGGAAGGCAAAACGGCCAAAGCCAACGGGCGTGATCATTCCGGCCCACTCTACATCGCCCGCAAGTCCACTCTTGGTGAAGTCTCCTTTGTCGCACTTGGTGCCGACGACAACACCGAAGCCCGCGTCGCCGCCGGCCAATCAGATGAGGACGATCCTGAAACCAGCGACGAAGAAAACAACGACAACCTCGAACCTGTCAATGCGAGTCTCGAAATGCCCACGAAGCCGAAAGCCAAACCGCAATCTCAATCGCTTTCGGCCGTCGAGCAGATGCGTGCCGAGGCCGCTGCCGAGTCACGTCGCATCGCCGGCATTCGCAAGCTCTGCGGCGACAAGCATCCCACCATCGAGGCCGATGCGATCAAGCAAGGCTGGTCGGTCACGAAAACGGAACTCACCGTGTTACGCAGCGAACGCCCCAAAGCTCCCGATCAATCGCAACACTCGCCGCGGTACAACCGCGAGGTTCTCGAAGCGGCCGCTTGTCTGTCCGTTGGTATCGATGAAAAGACGCTGTTGGCCAGCTATGGCGAGCGAACACTCGAAGCCGCAAACCCGCTCCGCCACATCGGCTTGAAGGAACTCGTCGCCGAGTGTGCACGCAGCGAAGGCATCGACGTTCCGCGTGTGTTTGGCGACGGAACTGAAACCATCCGCGCCGGTTTTTCGTCGATGAGCTTGCCGAGCATTATGGAAAACGTCATGAACAAGACGTTGCTCGCGGCTTACCAGAACACGCCGATCGCCGCGTTCGATCTATGCAGTGTCGGTACCGTCTCCGATTTCAAAGAGGTTTCACGCTATCGACTCCTTGGTACTGGCGGCTTCGAACAGGTCGCTCCCGACGGCGAGCTCAAGCATGGAAAACTGTCGGACCAGAAGTTCACGAACAAGGCCGACACCTACGGTCAGATCCTCACACTGACTCGGCACGACATTATCAACGATGATCTCAACGCCTTCATGGACATCCCACGCCAAATGGGACGCTCCGGTGCTGAGTCGATCGATGATTTGTTCTTCACACTGTTGCTGAAGAACTCGGGATTCTTCTCCTCGGCGAACGCCAACTTCTTGCAGGGGCCAGACACCAAGTTCGGACCGGACAGTCTTACCGTCGCCAAAACGACTTTCCGTAAACAAAAGGCTGGTCCGGGTGGCAAACCCAAGGACCAGAAGCCTATCAACATTCGGCCCGAATACTTGGTGGTGCCAGTCGAATTAGAAACCGAAGCGGAACTGTTGATGGGCTCGGCCCAGTTGATGATCTACGCACAAGGGTCGCCGACCAAGATTCCGGTCGACAACCCACACCGTAACAAGTATCGCGTCATTTCAACGCCGCATCTTTCGGACTCCTACTACCAAGGTGCGTCTAGCACAGCCTGGTACCTCTTCGCCAACCCGCGAGTCCTTCCAGCGTTTGAGATTGTGTTCCTCAACGGTCGCCGGACGCCGGTCATCGAGCGCGTGGAAATGCCTCCAAACACGCTCGGCATGGGCTTCCGCTCCTACATCGACTTCGGCGTGAACTCTCAAGATCACCGCGCCGCCGTGAAGGTCGCCGGCGAGTAG
- a CDS encoding DUF2190 family protein: MQAQFVHDGKHVDFTPDVDVPVGSIVIQGDLVGITKRDLKADVLGSIAVEGVFDFPKAMASEDEYSAGQKVYATNDGIITLIDTNTVYLGKVVDDVAATDEFVRVRLSQ, encoded by the coding sequence ATGCAAGCTCAATTCGTTCACGACGGCAAACACGTTGACTTCACGCCCGATGTCGACGTTCCGGTTGGATCAATCGTCATTCAAGGCGACTTGGTCGGCATCACCAAACGCGACCTCAAGGCGGACGTGCTTGGCTCGATTGCCGTTGAAGGCGTCTTCGATTTCCCGAAAGCCATGGCCAGCGAGGATGAGTACTCGGCGGGTCAGAAGGTGTATGCCACGAACGACGGCATCATCACTTTGATTGACACGAACACGGTGTATCTGGGCAAGGTCGTCGACGATGTTGCCGCGACCGACGAGTTTGTCCGCGTTCGTCTCAGCCAGTGA
- a CDS encoding DUF2190 family protein, which yields MSNAIIVPAGVNFVHEGDTIPFVPDVDIAPGDVVVLNKLVGVAKFGIYAGARGSVTVRGVFSLVKDPTTNIPAGTILYWSEISHHVIKNQYEHSMIGVSVEDAPPSTPTVRVRLLQ from the coding sequence GTGAGCAACGCCATTATCGTTCCCGCTGGGGTCAACTTCGTTCATGAAGGTGACACTATTCCATTCGTGCCAGATGTCGACATCGCACCGGGTGACGTTGTCGTTCTGAACAAACTGGTAGGCGTCGCCAAGTTCGGTATCTATGCGGGTGCTCGTGGCAGCGTCACGGTTCGCGGCGTCTTCAGCCTAGTCAAAGATCCAACCACGAACATTCCCGCCGGCACGATTCTCTACTGGTCCGAGATTAGCCATCACGTGATCAAGAACCAGTACGAGCATTCGATGATCGGAGTCTCGGTCGAAGATGCTCCGCCCAGCACACCGACCGTCCGAGTTCGGCTGCTTCAGTAA
- a CDS encoding antibiotic biosynthesis monooxygenase family protein translates to MKSNEPIAVTPEPPYYSVVFTSCRTDDDDGGYAVAAKRMIELAAQQDGFLGVESVRDTTRVGITVSYWRDLDSIHKWHQVSEHKEAQLLGRSKWYESFSVRVCRVEREYRFDRGD, encoded by the coding sequence ATGAAGAGCAATGAGCCGATTGCAGTGACCCCCGAGCCTCCTTATTACTCTGTCGTCTTCACATCATGTCGGACTGATGATGACGATGGCGGATATGCCGTAGCGGCGAAGCGGATGATTGAACTGGCGGCTCAACAGGACGGATTTCTCGGTGTAGAAAGTGTCCGGGACACGACGCGTGTCGGAATCACCGTTTCGTATTGGCGAGACCTCGATTCGATACACAAATGGCATCAGGTGTCTGAACACAAAGAGGCTCAGTTGCTTGGAAGATCCAAGTGGTACGAGTCTTTCTCCGTCCGTGTTTGTCGCGTAGAGCGAGAGTATCGGTTTGATCGCGGCGACTAG